A genomic window from Labrus bergylta chromosome 7, fLabBer1.1, whole genome shotgun sequence includes:
- the slc35b4 gene encoding UDP-xylose and UDP-N-acetylglucosamine transporter, with product MGTAFAICLVFIGCCSNVVSLELLVREFPGCGNIVTFAQFIFIALEGFIFETNFGRKKPSIPMSNYVIMVTMFFTISVINNYALNFNIAMPLHMIFRSGSLIANMILGIIILKKRYSVSKYLSIALVSAGIFICTIMSARQVNVANEGSEEQGFSALMHWLLGIAMLTFALVMSARMGIFQETLYKQYGKHSKEALFYNHCLPLPGFLLLSTNIYNHAIHFSQSTPVVVPVVGLTVPIMWVYLIINVITQYVCIRGVFILTTECASLTVTLVVTLRKFLSLIFSILYFQNPFTAWHWVGTGVVFLGTLLYTEVWSSVRAALRGPGVKEKKAA from the exons ATGGGGACAGCTTTTGCCATTTGTCTGGTTTTTATCGGATGCTGTAGTAATGTGGTGTCTCTGGAGCTGCTCGTAAG AGAGTTTCCAGGATGCGGAAACATTGTCACCTTTGCTCAGTTTATTTTCATCGCGTTAGAGGGTTTCATTTTTGAAACCAACTTTGGCAGGAAGAAGCCGTCGATCCCCATGAG CAACTATGTGATCATGGTGACCATGTTCTTCACCATCAGTGTGATCAACAACTATGCTCTCAACTTTAACATCGCTATGCCCTTACACATGATCTTCAGATCA ggGTCACTCATTGCTAACATGATCCTGGGAATAATCATCCTGAAGAAAAG gtATTCAGTGAGTAAATATCTGTCTATAGCTTTAGTGTCAGCTGGCATCTTCATCtgcaccatcatgtctgccagacAAGTG aatGTGGCCAATGAGGGATCAGAAGAGCAGGGCTTTTCCGCCCTCATGCACTGGCTGTTAG GTATCGCCATGTTGACCTTTGCACTCGTGATGTCAGCGAGGATGGGCATTTTTCAGGAGACGCTGTACAAACAGTACGGCAAACACTCCAAGGAGGCCCTTTTCTATAAC CACTGTCTACCTCTGCCAGGCTTCCTGCTCCTCTCCACAAACATCTACAACCACGCCATTCACTTCAGTCAGAGCA CTCCTGTGGTTGTTCCTGTGGTCGGCCTGACGGTGCCAATAATGTGGGTTTACCTGATAATCAACGTCATAACACA GTATGTGTGTATCCGTGGTGTGTTCATATTGACCACAGAGTGTGCTTCTCTCACCGTCACTCTGGTGGTGACCTTGAGAAAGTTCCTCAGCCTCATCTTCTCCATCCTCTACTTCCAAAACCCCTTCACTGCCTGGCACTGGGTGGGCACGGGCGTGGTCTTCCTGGGCACCCTGCTGTACACTGAGGTGTGGAGCAGCGTGCGGGCCGCTCTGCGTGGGCCTGGCGTCAAGGAGAAGAAGGCGGCGTGA
- the ldhbb gene encoding L-lactate dehydrogenase B-B chain isoform X2, with protein sequence MASILHKLMTPLFSGPPEPPRNKVTVVGVGQVGMACAVSILLRELADELALVDVMEDKLKGEMMDLQHGSLFLKTHKIVADKDYSVTANSRIVVVTAGVRQQEGESRLNLVQRNVNIFKHIIPQIIRYSPDCIIIVVSNPVDVLTYVTWKLSGLPKHRVIGSGTNLDSARFRFLMADKLGIHASSFNGWILGEHGDTSVPVWSGTNVAGVNLQTLNPDIGTDLDDENWKETHKMVVDSAYEVIKLKGYTNWAIGLSVADLTESLMKNMNRIHPVSTMVQGMYGISDEVYLSLPCVLNGGGVASVVNMTLNDDEVAQLQASANTLWDIQRDLRDV encoded by the exons ATGGCCTCAATTCTGCATAAACTGATGACCCCACTGTTCAGTGGTCCCCCTGAGCCCCCCAGGAACAAAGTGACAGTGGTGGGTGTGGGCCAGGTTGGCATGGCTTGTGCTGTCAGCATCTTGCTCAGG GAGCTGGCTGATGAACTGGCcctggtggatgtgatggaggACAAGCTGAAAGGAGAGATGATGGACCTGCAGCACGGCAGCCTCTTCCTCAAAACCCACAAAATAGTGGCAGACAAAG ACTACTCTGTGACAGCAAACTCCCGCATTGTGGTGGTGACCGCTGGAGTTCGTCAGCAGGAGGGGGAGAGCAGGCTGAACCTGGTCCAGAGGAATGTCAACATTTTCAAGCACATCATCCCTCAGATCATCCGATACAGTCCTGACTGCATCATTATTGTGGTTTCCAACCCAG TTGATGTGCTGACATATGTGACCTGGAAGCTGAGCGGCCTTCCCAAGCACCGCGTCATTGGCAGTGGCACCAACCTGGACTCGGCACGCTTCCGCTTCCTGATGGCCGACAAACTGGGAATCCACGCCAGCAGCTTCAACGGCTGGATTCTAGGAGAACATGGAGACACCAGCG TGCCTGTGTGGAGTGGAACAAACGTGGCTGGAGTTAACCTGCAGACGTTGAACCCGGACATTGGAACTGACCTTGATGATGAGAACTGGAAGGAAACCCACAAGATGGTGGTGGACAG TGCCTATGAGGTGATCAAACTGAAGGGTTACACCAACTGGGCCATCGGCCTGAgtgtagctgacctgacagaGAGCCTCATGAAGAACATGAACAGGATTCATCCCGTTTCCACCATGGTGCAG GGCATGTATGGAATCAGTGACGAGGTGTATCTAAGTCTGCCCTGTGTGCTGAACGGTGGAGGCGTAGCGAGCGTGGTCAACATGACCCTGAATGACGACGAGGTGGCTCAGCTGCAGGCCAGTGCCAACACTCTGTGGGACATCCAGAGGGACCTGCGGGATGTGTAA
- the LOC136179715 gene encoding spexin prohormone 1-like encodes MSLQRSTMSLIVILLMVTLVTPQCWSAPPRRNWTPQAILYLTGAQGHRSVLERTTREEGETLHLVTFNQCRDGPGSSLSSFLLDLLQRAVVEDGGNPDLNPDEQRQNFNLL; translated from the exons ATGTCATTACAGAGGTCAACAATGTCTCTAATTGTCATATTGCTCATGGTGACATTGGTTACCCCTCAGTGTTGGAGTGCACCACCG CGGAGAAATTGGACTCCTCAGGCCATCCTATACCTAACAGGAGCAC AAGGTCACCGCTCAGTGTTGGAGCGCACCacaagagaggagggggagactTTACATTTAG TAACTTTCAACCAGTGCAGAGATGGACCGGGATCGTCTTTGTCGTCATTTCTTCTGGATCTTCTGCAACGTGCTGTGGTAGAAG atggaGGTAATCCAGATTTGAATCCAGATGAGCAAAGGCAGAACTTTAACTTGTTGTGA
- the ldhbb gene encoding L-lactate dehydrogenase B-B chain isoform X1, which translates to MLITCWYLYLTARSVAEHSLKMASILHKLMTPLFSGPPEPPRNKVTVVGVGQVGMACAVSILLRELADELALVDVMEDKLKGEMMDLQHGSLFLKTHKIVADKDYSVTANSRIVVVTAGVRQQEGESRLNLVQRNVNIFKHIIPQIIRYSPDCIIIVVSNPVDVLTYVTWKLSGLPKHRVIGSGTNLDSARFRFLMADKLGIHASSFNGWILGEHGDTSVPVWSGTNVAGVNLQTLNPDIGTDLDDENWKETHKMVVDSAYEVIKLKGYTNWAIGLSVADLTESLMKNMNRIHPVSTMVQGMYGISDEVYLSLPCVLNGGGVASVVNMTLNDDEVAQLQASANTLWDIQRDLRDV; encoded by the exons CATGTTGGTATTTATACCTCACAGCTCGGAGCGTCGCCGAACACT CTCTGAAAATGGCCTCAATTCTGCATAAACTGATGACCCCACTGTTCAGTGGTCCCCCTGAGCCCCCCAGGAACAAAGTGACAGTGGTGGGTGTGGGCCAGGTTGGCATGGCTTGTGCTGTCAGCATCTTGCTCAGG GAGCTGGCTGATGAACTGGCcctggtggatgtgatggaggACAAGCTGAAAGGAGAGATGATGGACCTGCAGCACGGCAGCCTCTTCCTCAAAACCCACAAAATAGTGGCAGACAAAG ACTACTCTGTGACAGCAAACTCCCGCATTGTGGTGGTGACCGCTGGAGTTCGTCAGCAGGAGGGGGAGAGCAGGCTGAACCTGGTCCAGAGGAATGTCAACATTTTCAAGCACATCATCCCTCAGATCATCCGATACAGTCCTGACTGCATCATTATTGTGGTTTCCAACCCAG TTGATGTGCTGACATATGTGACCTGGAAGCTGAGCGGCCTTCCCAAGCACCGCGTCATTGGCAGTGGCACCAACCTGGACTCGGCACGCTTCCGCTTCCTGATGGCCGACAAACTGGGAATCCACGCCAGCAGCTTCAACGGCTGGATTCTAGGAGAACATGGAGACACCAGCG TGCCTGTGTGGAGTGGAACAAACGTGGCTGGAGTTAACCTGCAGACGTTGAACCCGGACATTGGAACTGACCTTGATGATGAGAACTGGAAGGAAACCCACAAGATGGTGGTGGACAG TGCCTATGAGGTGATCAAACTGAAGGGTTACACCAACTGGGCCATCGGCCTGAgtgtagctgacctgacagaGAGCCTCATGAAGAACATGAACAGGATTCATCCCGTTTCCACCATGGTGCAG GGCATGTATGGAATCAGTGACGAGGTGTATCTAAGTCTGCCCTGTGTGCTGAACGGTGGAGGCGTAGCGAGCGTGGTCAACATGACCCTGAATGACGACGAGGTGGCTCAGCTGCAGGCCAGTGCCAACACTCTGTGGGACATCCAGAGGGACCTGCGGGATGTGTAA
- the golt1bb gene encoding golgi transport 1Bb has translation MISLTDSQKIGMGLTGFGVFFLFFGMMLFFDKALLAIGNILFVSGLSFVIGLERTFRFFFQRHKFKATSFFLGGVFVVLIGWPIIGVVLEIYGFFLLFRGFFPVAVGFIRRIPVLGSLLSLPGISALVDKIGESNTMV, from the exons ATGATTTCTCTCACGGATTCACAAA AGATTGGGATGGGGCTGACAGGGtttggtgtgttttttctcttcttcgGGATGATGCTGTTTTTTGATAAGGCTCTCCTCGCCATTGGAAAT ATTCTGTTCGTGTCAGGCCTGTCATTCGTCATCGGCCTGGAGCGAACGTTCAGGTTCTTCTTCCAGAGACACAAATTTAAAGCCACAAGCTTCTTTCTAGGAGGAGTTTTTGTGGTTCTGATCGGCTGGCCGATCATTGGTGTTGTTCTAGAGATCTACGGTTTCTTCCTCTTATTCAG AGGATTCTTCCCAGTGGCTGTTGGATTCATCAGACGAATTCCTGTGCTCGGATCTCTTCTTAGCTTACCAGGAATCAGTGCA CTGGTGGATAAAATTGGTGAGAGCAACACGATGGTATAA